One Pseudomonas sp. MH9.2 DNA segment encodes these proteins:
- a CDS encoding FIST N-terminal domain-containing protein — translation MKSQGSIRRAQSFASDTREAVREFHAGVVQHDMALVLFFCSPTYDREIVAQEMARLFPGVDVVGCSTAGEIGPVGYCTDSITGVSFPESDFVAVVGAIDHLQQLEAAKVMEFAQRQLQRLTIKASGVVDPSGFALLLTDGLSVREEPLANALQRSLGKLPLIGGSAADALSFGHTYVYFDGTFHSDSAVVVLLSTPLPFKLFKIQHFVPTSKRLVVTAADPAHRVVKEINGLPAAEEYARYIGVEVSDLTPLSFAASPLVVVIGETSYVRAIQSANSDGSLTFFCAIEEGLVLRLAHGEDLVENLQQSFAAFNAEIGPPQLVLGFDCVLRRMEITLNGLDDAVEDIFRSNNVTGFTTYGEQFRGVHVNQTLTGIAIGAALPEVDHA, via the coding sequence ATGAAGTCTCAAGGCAGTATTCGCAGGGCGCAGTCATTCGCTTCCGATACACGAGAGGCGGTGCGTGAGTTTCACGCAGGGGTCGTTCAGCACGACATGGCACTGGTGCTGTTCTTCTGTTCGCCGACCTATGACCGGGAGATAGTCGCGCAAGAAATGGCGCGTCTGTTCCCAGGCGTAGACGTTGTTGGCTGCTCGACGGCGGGGGAGATTGGCCCTGTCGGTTATTGCACCGACAGCATCACCGGAGTCAGTTTTCCTGAAAGTGATTTTGTGGCGGTGGTGGGTGCTATTGACCACCTGCAGCAACTTGAAGCGGCCAAGGTCATGGAGTTTGCGCAACGGCAGTTACAGAGGCTCACGATCAAGGCGTCAGGGGTGGTGGACCCAAGTGGTTTTGCGCTGCTCCTGACCGATGGCCTTTCAGTGCGTGAAGAGCCGCTGGCTAACGCGTTGCAACGGTCCCTGGGCAAGTTGCCACTGATCGGTGGGTCTGCAGCCGATGCGTTGTCTTTTGGCCATACCTACGTCTACTTCGACGGGACATTTCACAGCGATAGCGCGGTCGTGGTCCTGCTGAGTACCCCGTTGCCGTTCAAACTGTTTAAAATCCAGCATTTTGTACCGACGTCCAAAAGGCTGGTGGTGACCGCGGCCGACCCCGCACATCGCGTGGTGAAAGAAATCAACGGATTGCCCGCCGCCGAGGAATATGCCCGCTATATCGGTGTTGAGGTAAGCGACCTGACCCCGTTGAGTTTCGCCGCGTCGCCCCTGGTGGTGGTGATCGGCGAGACGAGCTATGTGCGTGCCATTCAGTCGGCCAACAGTGACGGGAGCCTGACGTTTTTCTGTGCCATCGAGGAAGGGTTGGTGCTACGCCTGGCGCATGGCGAGGATCTGGTGGAAAACCTCCAGCAGTCCTTTGCCGCATTCAACGCGGAAATCGGGCCACCGCAGTTGGTTCTGGGGTTCGACTGCGTCCTGCGCAGGATGGAAATCACCCTCAATGGCCTTGATGACGCCGTTGAGGATATTTTTCGCAGCAACAATGTCACCGGGTTCACGACCTATGGTGAGCAATTTCGCGGAGTGCACGTCAACCAGACATTGACCGGTATCGCGATTGGCGCAGCGCTGCCCGAGGTGGATCATGCTTGA
- a CDS encoding sensor histidine kinase, with the protein MLERTQLSADDEKRLYAEIARKDKIIEVLMDRAERGTNGQGSDFDLFQTTVMLEDMVHERTQDLETALRNNESITRELKATQGELVTSARLAGMAEIANNVLHNVGNVLNSVNISADIVCSTLRQSKVRSLSNVVELIQEHSDDIGEFLARDEKGKLLLPYLFKLAAALSAEQRNVLDELGSLTQNINHIKSIVATQQSHAGSASIIEDVDLDVAIEDVLRLGAGVVGAHQVLALKEYSDVPALLLDKSRFIQILVNLLRNARQAMDAIDDLTGPITLRARVVKNSEGRRLQLSVEDDGEGIAPEHLPQLFVHGFTTRKEGHGFGLHSCALAAKEMGGTLTVHSDGPGAGAVFTLEFPMTSALG; encoded by the coding sequence ATGCTTGAGCGAACCCAGCTGTCCGCCGATGACGAAAAGCGTCTGTACGCCGAGATCGCTCGCAAGGACAAGATCATCGAGGTCCTGATGGACCGCGCCGAACGTGGGACCAACGGTCAAGGTTCCGATTTCGATCTGTTTCAGACCACTGTCATGCTGGAAGACATGGTGCATGAGCGCACACAGGATCTGGAAACCGCGCTGCGCAATAACGAAAGCATCACCCGCGAGCTGAAAGCGACCCAGGGGGAGTTGGTGACCTCCGCGCGCCTGGCCGGTATGGCCGAAATCGCAAACAATGTCCTGCACAACGTCGGCAACGTGCTTAACAGCGTGAATATCTCGGCCGATATCGTGTGTTCCACGCTGCGCCAGTCGAAGGTTCGCAGCCTGAGTAATGTCGTGGAGCTTATCCAGGAGCACTCGGACGACATCGGTGAGTTTCTGGCGCGAGATGAAAAAGGAAAGCTGTTGCTGCCTTACCTGTTCAAGCTGGCGGCCGCGTTGTCCGCCGAGCAGCGCAACGTGCTGGATGAGCTCGGCTCATTGACCCAAAACATCAACCACATCAAAAGTATTGTCGCGACCCAGCAGTCCCATGCGGGCTCGGCCAGCATTATCGAGGATGTCGATCTGGATGTCGCGATCGAGGATGTCCTGCGTTTGGGGGCCGGGGTCGTAGGTGCGCATCAGGTTCTCGCGCTCAAGGAGTATTCTGATGTGCCCGCGTTGCTCCTGGATAAGTCGCGGTTTATCCAGATTTTGGTCAACTTGCTGCGAAATGCCAGGCAGGCCATGGACGCTATCGATGACCTGACAGGCCCGATCACCCTGCGCGCAAGGGTGGTCAAGAACAGCGAGGGCAGGCGTTTGCAATTGAGTGTGGAAGATGACGGCGAAGGCATCGCCCCCGAGCATCTGCCGCAGCTTTTCGTTCATGGCTTTACGACACGCAAAGAGGGCCATGGCTTTGGCCTGCACAGCTGCGCGTTGGCCGCCAAGGAGATGGGCGGCACCTTGACGGTTCACAGTGACGGGCCCGGCGCCGGGGCGGTGTTTACCCTTGAGTTTCCAATGACCTCAGCGCTGGGTTGA
- a CDS encoding FAD-binding oxidoreductase, protein MHCDTIVLGAGIVGVSTALQLQARGRNVVLLDREQPGNGTSHGNAGLIERASVIPYAFPRQLSSLLRYALNQQSDVRYSLRYLPKAGPWLLQYWRNSGPKGLAVATRSMLPLVERCVSEHDLLSEPAGMGGLIKDSGWIEAFRNLPAFEKAKEDAAALKKYDLNYEVLDQQQVHEREPGLHANVVGGIHWLDPKTVSDPGGLTRGYAELFIKRGGVFVLGDALSLSQRADKWEVQSEKGLIIANEAVVALGPQARGIFEPLGYRIPLAVKRGYHMHYAAKPGTQLHHPIVDRQGGYVLAPMVRGIRLTTGVEFADSDDPINEIQLRRCEKLARGFYPLGERLDAEPWLGRRPCLPDMCPVIGPANRHPGLWFNFGHAHHGLTLGPVSGRLLAELMTGAEPFTDPAPYSAERFH, encoded by the coding sequence ATGCATTGCGACACCATCGTTCTGGGCGCCGGGATTGTCGGCGTCAGTACCGCCCTGCAGTTACAGGCACGCGGCCGCAACGTGGTATTGCTCGACCGAGAGCAACCCGGCAACGGCACGAGCCATGGCAACGCCGGACTGATCGAGCGCGCCAGCGTGATCCCCTATGCGTTTCCGCGCCAGCTGTCGAGCCTGCTGCGCTATGCCCTCAACCAGCAATCCGATGTGCGCTACAGCCTGCGTTATCTGCCTAAGGCAGGTCCGTGGCTGCTGCAATACTGGCGTAACTCGGGACCCAAAGGCCTGGCCGTCGCGACTCGCTCCATGCTGCCGTTGGTCGAGCGCTGTGTCAGCGAACATGACCTGCTGTCGGAACCGGCAGGCATGGGCGGGCTGATCAAGGACAGTGGCTGGATCGAGGCCTTCCGCAACCTGCCCGCGTTTGAAAAGGCCAAAGAAGACGCGGCGGCGCTCAAAAAGTACGACTTGAACTATGAAGTGCTTGATCAGCAGCAGGTACACGAGCGCGAGCCCGGGCTGCATGCCAACGTCGTCGGCGGTATTCACTGGCTCGACCCGAAGACGGTCAGCGATCCGGGCGGTCTGACCCGCGGCTATGCTGAACTGTTCATTAAGCGCGGCGGCGTATTCGTGCTGGGTGATGCCTTGAGCCTGAGCCAGCGTGCCGACAAATGGGAGGTGCAGAGCGAAAAGGGCCTAATCATTGCCAACGAAGCCGTGGTGGCCCTCGGTCCTCAGGCCAGGGGCATTTTCGAGCCGCTGGGTTACCGGATTCCGCTGGCGGTGAAACGCGGCTACCACATGCACTACGCAGCCAAACCCGGTACTCAGTTGCATCACCCCATCGTTGACCGTCAGGGCGGTTATGTACTGGCACCGATGGTGCGAGGGATTCGTCTGACCACCGGCGTCGAGTTCGCCGACAGCGACGACCCTATCAATGAAATCCAGCTGCGCCGTTGCGAAAAGCTGGCACGCGGCTTCTACCCCCTTGGAGAACGTCTGGATGCCGAACCCTGGCTGGGTCGACGTCCGTGCCTGCCGGACATGTGCCCAGTGATCGGTCCGGCCAACCGTCATCCGGGGCTGTGGTTCAACTTCGGCCACGCCCACCACGGTCTGACGCTGGGCCCGGTCAGTGGCCGCCTGCTCGCAGAGCTGATGACCGGCGCCGAACCGTTTACCGACCCAGCCCCCTATAGCGCCGAACGCTTCCACTGA